One Cryptococcus neoformans var. neoformans B-3501A chromosome 10, whole genome shotgun sequence DNA window includes the following coding sequences:
- a CDS encoding hypothetical protein (Match to ESTs gb|CF192397.1|CF192397, gb|CF192396.1|CF192396, gb|CF191779.1|CF191779) encodes MSDWDKPTVIGFRQQKPTVAKGSTLNAAQRAGLVISSESKGAGQSKGPADHQRIAKLDRDDAPKPPEKVSADVGKAVATARMAIKNAEGKSMTQKELATSVNAKPQDIADLESGRAVPDQALLGKLERKLNVKLRGAKNLIGTPLHPKKK; translated from the exons ATG TCTGACTGGGATAAGCCTACGGTCATCGGTTTCCGACAGCAGAAGCCTACTGTTGCCAAGGGATCTACTTTGAACG CTGCTCAACGAGCCGGTCTTGTCATTTCCTCGGAGTCTAAGGGTGCTGGCCAGTCAAAGGGTC CTGCCGATCATCAACGTATTGCCAAGCTTGACCGAGATGACGCCCCTAAGCCCCCAGAGAAGGTCAGCGCTGA CGTCGGTAAGGCCGTTGCTACTGCGCGAATGGCGATCAAAAACGCAGAGGGCAAGAGTATGACCCAGAAGGAGCTTGCCACTTCGGTCAACGCTAAGCCTCAAGAT ATTGCTGATCTTGAGTCTGGGCGAGCTGTGCCTGACCAAGCTCTTTTGGGCAAGCTAGAGAGAAAGCTCAATGTCAAGCTGCGTGGAGCCAAGAATCTCATTGGTAcacctctccatcccaaaAAGAAGTAA
- a CDS encoding hypothetical protein (Match to EST gb|CF189693.1|CF189693; HMMPfam hit to Peptidase_C14, Caspase domain, score: 208.4, E(): 1.3e-59), which yields MSWNQYPGGGHHQQGGYGYRPPPPQWAQQGPPPPPNMGYRPPPPPQAYYNNPPPPQQYQRPAPQQNGYQQGGYQQQQQSQGNYRTSNGGYVPPTGAPVEASYHHTGAGYTPPSGTPQRTSAPYGAGAPIRPPSQAQHYGPQLQGQGGQSAQPYFQYSQCTGKKKALCIGINYVGSSSALAGCINDAHNVQKFLIERYGYKSEDIVMLTDDARNPRQIPTRANILAAMHWLVQGAQPNDSLFFHYSGHGGQTPDLDGDEDDGYDEVIYPLDFKTAGHIVDDDMCGRHNIMVRPLPAGCRLTAIYDSCHSGTALDLPYIYSTEGVIKEPNLLAEAGQGLLSAGMSYLRGDTGGMLQGIMGIGKKVMNQNSGAMEKARQTKTSPADVISWSGCKDSQTSADTQEAGRATGAMSYAFIAALTKYPQQSYVQLLNTIRDELKGKYDQKPQLSASHPMDTNILFIC from the exons ATGTCCTGGAACCAATATCCAGGCGGTGGACACCACCAGCAAGGCGGCTACGGCTACAGaccccctccccctcagTGGGCGCAACAGGgacctcctccccctcccaatATGGG AtatcgtcctcctcctcctcctcaagcaTACTATAACAACCCTCCCCCGCCTCAGCAATACCAGCGACCGGCTCCTCAGCAAAACGGTTACCAACAAGGGGGCtatcaacagcagcaacaatcTCAGGGCAATTATAGAACAAGCAATGGAGGCTACGTACCTCCTACTGGTGCTCCTGTGGAGGCGAGCTACCATCACACTGGCGCAGGTTACACTCCTCCCAGTGGAACCCCTCAGCGAACCTCTGCGCCTTATGGAGCCGGCGCGCCGA TCCGACCACCATCCCAGGCGCAACATTATGGTCCGCAATTGCAAGGTCAAGGCGGGCAATCTGCGCAGCCTTACTTTCAGTACTCTCAAT GTACCGGTAAAAAGAAGGCTCTCTGT ATTGGTATCAACTACGTTGGCTCATCTTCGGCTCTTGCGGGGTGTATTAATGACGCGCATAACGTTCAAAAGTTCCTTATCG AGCGATACGGGTACAAGTCTGAAGACATCGTCATGCTCACAGACGACGCCCGCAACCCCCGCCAGATTCCAACTCGTGCCAACATCCTCGCCGCCATGCATTGGTTGGTCCAGGGTGCTCAGCCTAACGACTCCCTGTTCTTCCATTA CTCTGGACATGGTGGCCAAACTCCGGATTTGGATGGcgatgaggacgatggGTATGACGAGGTTATTTATCCTCTGGATTTCAAGACTGCAGGCCACattgtggatgatgaca TGTGC GGCAGGCACAATATCATGGTCcgtcctcttcccgccGGTTGTCGTCTGACTGCCATCTACGACTC TTGTCACTCTGGGACCGCCCTTGACTTGCCTTACATCTATTCCACCGAAGGTGTCATTAAAGAACCCAATCTTCTCGCCGAGGCCGGTCAAGGTCTCCTTTCCGCCGGTATGTCTTATCTTCGAGGTGATACTGGCGGTATGCTCCAGGGTATCATGGGTATTGGCAAGAAGGTCATGAACCAAAACTCTGGTGCTATGGAAAAGGCACGACAGACCAAGACTTCTCCCGCGGATGTTATCAGTTGGTCCGGATGTAAGGATTCGCAAACCAGTGCCGATACGCAAGAAGCGGGCAGAGCAACAGGCGCAATGTCTTATGCGTTCATTGCTGCTTTAACCAAGTACCCCCAGCAGAGCTATGTGCAGTTATTGAATACTATCAGAGACGAATTGAAGGGCAAGTATGATCAAAAGCCTCAGTTGTCGGCAAGTCACC CCATGGATACCAACATATTGTTCATCTGTTAA
- a CDS encoding hypothetical protein (Match to ESTs gb|CF194892.1|CF194892, gb|CF192879.1|CF192879, gb|CF192132.1|CF192132; HMMPfam hit to CoA_binding, CoA binding domain, score: 80.1, E(): 5.7e-21; HMMPfam hit to Ligase_CoA, CoA-ligase, score: 153.2, E(): 5.6e-43) produces the protein MSTKAIREYDAKQLVSYWLNRSPTPIPCKTDTSFTAVQVAQVQWDPATKQLSPPIKPGQGLPDWVFSSKLVGKPDQLIKRRGKAGLLCLNKGWEETGAWIEEKAGKPVTVEKTTGTLNTFIIEPFCPHPAETEYYVCINSAREGDWILFTHEGGVDVGDVDAKALKLLIAVGEEFPTRETIISTLLANVAPAKQDVLCDFLIRLYGVYVDLHFAYLEINPLVCLDAVDGKPAEIQYLDMAAKLDQTADFLCGPMWAVARDVSSTTTGATGIKADRGPAMVWPAPFGRDLTKEEAYIQKLDASTGASLKLTVLNSEGRVWTMVAGGGASVVYSDAIAAAGFAHELANYGEYSGAPTEGQTYEYAKTIVDLMTRGTPHPEGKVLIIGGGAANFSDVAATFKGIIRALKEYKEGLVRHSVKIWVRRAGPNYQEGLKAMRLCGESLGVFMKVYGPESPITAIVPMALGIERPPTAITRDVTPIPSAPVTPPNGAASGIANMANNVGAVKADGSREQPNDQIVRFDTEPISGTRPWFRPFDEHTRSFVFGLQPRAIQGMLDFDFSCGRKVPSVAAMIYPFGGHHIQKFYWGTKETLLPVYTSVGEAIKKHPDVDVVVNFASSRSVYASTLEILSFPQIKAIGIIAEGVPERHARELLHLALKKQVIIIGPATVGGIKPGCFRIGNTGGMMDNLIACKLYRPGSVGYVSKSGGMSNELNNILSYTTNGVYEGVAIGGDRYPGTSFIDHLLRYEADPECKMLLLLGEVGGTEEYRVIEAVKKGIIKKPIIAWAIGTCAKMFTSEVQFGHAGSMANSDMETADAKNRAMRAAGFIVPDTFEDLPDTLKAVYNQLVTKGAIVPKAEIEPPQIPMDYQWASKLGLIRKPAAFISTISDERGQELMYAGMRISDVFKEEIGIGGVISLLWFKRRLPAYACKFIEMVLQLTADHGPAVSGAMNTIITARAGKDLISSLVAGLLTIGDRFGGALDGAAAEFSNGLTSGQTPREFVDSMRKANKLIPGIGHKIKSKTNPDLRVVLVVDFVRKHFPNHKTLDFALAVEDVTTQKSGSLILNVDGAIAASFCDLVSGCGAFTEEEAQEYLKNGTLNGLFVLGRSIGFIGHYLDQRLLKQPLYRHPHDDIFYPSVERVVVQPGKKA, from the exons ATGTCCACCAAGG CTATCCGCGAGTACGACGCCAAGCAGCTCGTCTCTTACTGGCTTAACCGCTCTCCCACTCCTATTCCCTGCAAGACAGACACTTCTTTTACCGCTGTCCAGGTTGCCCAGGTGCAATG GGATCCTGCCACCAAGCAGCTCTCTCCGCCCATCAAGCCCGGACAAGGTCTCCCCGACTgggtcttctcctccaagCTCGTCGGCAAGCCCGATCAGCTTATCAAGCGACGTGGAAAAGCTGGTCTCCTTTGCCTCAACAAGGGCTGGGAGGAGACTGGCGCTTGgatcgaggagaaggctggCAAGCCCGTGACCGTTGAGAAGACCACCGGTACTCTTAACACCTTCATCATTGAGCCTTTCTGCCCTCACCCTGCGGAGACCGAGTACTACGTCTGTATCAACTCTGCTAGGGAAGGTGACTGGATCCTCTTCACTCA CGAGGGTGGTGTGGACGTTGGAGATGTCGATGCTAAGGCGCTCAAGTTGCTCATCGCCGTTGGGGAGGAGTTCCCTACTCGCGAGACCATCATCAGTACCCTCCTCGCCAACGTCGCTCCTGCCAAGCAGGATGTTCTCTGCGACTTCTTGATCAGGCTCTACGGTGTCTACGTTGACTTGCACT TCGCCTATCTCGAGATCAACCCTCTTGTCTGCCTCGATGCTGTTGACGGCAAGCCTGCCGAGATTCAATATCTCGACATGGCTGCCAAGCTTGATCAGACTGCTGATTTCCTCTGTGGTCCTATGTGGGCTGTTGCTCGTGACGTCTCTTCCACTACTACCGGTGCCACTGGCATCAAGGCCGACCGTGGGCCCGCCATGGTCTGGCCCGCTCCGTTCGGTCGTGACTTgaccaaggaagaggcttACATCCAGAAGCTCGACGCCTCTACCGGTGCTTCTCTCAAGCTCACTGTCCTTAATTCTGAGGGTCGAGTTTGGACCATGGTTGCCGGTGGTGGTGCCTCCGTTGTCTACTCCGACGCCATTGCCGCTGCTGGTTTCGCCCATGAGCTCGCCAACTACGGTGAATACTCTGGTGCCCCTACCGAAGGTCAGACCTACGAGTACGCTAAGACCATCGTCGACCTTATGACCCGAGGCACTCCTCACCCCGAAGGTAAGgtcctcatcatcggtggtggtgctgcCAACTTCTCCGACGTTGCTGCCACTTTCAAGGGTATCATCCGAGCCCTTAAGGAGTACAAGGAGGGTCTCGTTCGACACAGCGTCAAGATCTGGGTGCGACGTGCTGGTCCTAACTATCAGGAGGGTCTCAAGGCTATGCGTCTCTGCGGTGAATCTCTTGGTGTCTTCATGAAAGTCTACGGCCCCGAGTCTCCTATCACTGCCATCGTCCCCATGGCTCTCGGTATTGAGCGACCTCCTACCGCCATCACCCGTGACGTTACTCCTATCCCCTCTGCCCCCGTCACTCCCCCTAACGGTGCTGCCTCTGGCATTGCCAACATGGCCAACAACGTTGgtgctgtcaaggctgacgGCAGCCGGGAGCAGCCCAACGACCAGATCGTCAGGTTCGACACTGAGCCCATCTCTGGCACTCGACCTTGGTTCCGACCTTTCGACGAGCACACTAGGTCTTTCGTCTTCGGTCTCCAACCCCGTGCCATCCAAGGCATGCTCGACTTTGACTTCTCTTGTGGTCGAAAGGTTCCTTCCGTCGCCGCTATGATCTACCCCTTCGGTGGCCACCACATTCAGAAGTTCTACTGGGGTACCAAGGAAACTCTCCTTCCCGTCTACACTTCCGTCGGTGAGGCCATCAAGAAGCACCCTGACGTTGACGTCGTTGTCAACTTCGCATCTTCCCGATCCGTCTACGCTTCTACCCTCGAgatcctctctttccctcagATCAAGGCCATCGGTATCATTGCCGAGGGTGTTCCTGAGAGGCACGCTCGTGagctcctccaccttgccCTCAAGAAGCaggtcatcatcatcggcccTGCTACCGTCGGTGGTATCAAGCCTGGATGCTTCAGGATTGGTAACACTGGTGGTATGATGGACAACCTCATTGCCTGCAAGCTTTACCGACCTGGTTCCGTTGGCTACGTCTCCAAGTCTGGTGGTATGTCCAACGAGCTCAACAACATCCTCTCGTACACCACCAACGGCGTCTACGAGGGTGTTGCCATCGGTGGTGACCGATACCCCGGCACTTCCTTCATCGACCACCTTCTCCGATACGAGGCCGACCCCGAGTGCAAGATGCTCCTTCTCTTGGGTGAAGTTGGTGGTACTGAAGAGTACCGAGTCATCGAGGCTGTCAAGAAGGGTATCATCAAGAAGCCCATCATTGCCTGGGCCATCGGTACTTGTGCCAAGATGTTCACCTCTGAGGTGCAGTTCGGTCACGCCGGTTCAATGGCTAACTCCGACATGGAGACTGCCGACGCCAAGAACAGGGCCATGAGGGCTGCTGGCTTTATCGTTCCTGACACTTTTGAGGACCTCCCCGACACTCTCAAGGCTGTGTACAACCAGCTCGTCACCAAGGGTGCCATTGTTCCCAAGGCGGAGATTGAGCCTCCTCAGATTCCCATGGACTATCAGTGGGCGTCT AAACTTGGTCTCATCAGGAAGCCCGCCGCTTTCATCTCTACCATCTCCGACGAGCGAGGCCAAGAGCTCATGTACGCTGGTATGCGAATCTCCGACGTCttcaaggaggagattggtATCGGTGGTgtcatctctctcctttgGTTTAAGCGACGACTCCCCGCCTACGCTTGCAAATTCATCGAGATGGTTCTTCAGCTTACCGCCGACCACGGTCCTGCCGTCTCCGGTGCAATGAACACTATCATCACTGCTCGTGCCGGCAAGGacctcatctcctctcttgTTGCTGGTCTCTTGACCATTGGTGACAGATTCGGCGGTGCTCTTGATGGTGCCGCTGCCGAGTTCTCTAACGGTCTTACCTCTGGTCAGACTCCTCGAGAGTTCGTTGATTCTATGCGAAAGGCCAACAAGCTCATTCCTGGTATCGGCCACAAGATCAAGAGCAAGACCAACCCTGACTTGCGTGTTGTTCTCGTTGTTGACTTCGTCAGGAAGCACTTCCCCAACCACAAAACCCTCGACTTCGCCCTTGCTGTTGAGGATGTCACCACCCAGAAATCCGGTTCTCTTATCTTGAACGTCGACGGTGCCATCGCCGCTTCCTTCTGTGATTTGGTCAGCGGATGCGGTGCCTTCaccgaggaagaggctcAGGAATACCTTAAGAACGGTACCCTCAACGGTCTCTTCGTTTTGGGTAGGAGTATCGGTTTCATTGGTCACTACCTTGACCAGAGGTTGCTCAAGCAGCCCCTTTACAGGC ACCCTCACGACGACATCTTCTACCCCTCTGTTGAGCGTGTTGTTGTTCAACCCGGCAAGAAGGCCTAA